In Mycobacteriales bacterium, one DNA window encodes the following:
- a CDS encoding cellulase family glycosylhydrolase, protein MIARARRALGVLTAIITTGTMLATALPAASAPTRSPASATGPGLGRPATAEPQLRHRGPFLVDGTGRVVIIHGINAVYKRPPYVAPATRRGFTARDARFLAANGINGVRLGVLFAGVMPKRGVIDHRYLDRVDRIVKLLAAHHIWVLLDFHQDAFNERFDGEGFPAWAVHDDGLPFANLGSFFVNDQQPAVEDTYSHLWNDDYDLWRYYTQAWVAVAKKWRNQPYLMGYDLFNEPNGGLQMLTCANPLGCPIFDATLERFYNHIRVAIRKVDAHNLVWFEPQFLFNAISASSFTRVDDPEVGLSWHDYACTTAFVEGGVVPGGLDCKVNEPRVMDNAADQIRRLGSGGLMSEFGAGDDLGDLADMTRYADEHLTGWMYWAYKLWNDPTGSAQEGLYADDARPSTVKTAKLVVLSHPYPQEIAGTPTAMSWNPDTKTLTFSYRPRRGIGPTVVFVPARMHPRRFVVSVAGGSVTSGRGTSFLKVAAKPRARTVSVTVKPRPHRTK, encoded by the coding sequence ATGATCGCCCGAGCGCGGCGAGCACTTGGCGTCCTGACCGCGATCATCACGACCGGCACGATGCTGGCCACCGCTCTGCCGGCAGCATCCGCGCCAACGCGCTCGCCAGCGTCCGCCACCGGTCCGGGTCTCGGTCGACCGGCGACCGCTGAGCCGCAGCTGCGACACCGCGGCCCGTTCCTCGTCGACGGGACCGGGCGGGTCGTGATCATCCACGGCATCAACGCCGTCTACAAGCGACCGCCGTACGTCGCCCCGGCGACCCGACGCGGCTTCACGGCACGGGACGCGAGGTTCCTCGCCGCCAACGGCATCAACGGCGTACGCCTCGGGGTGCTCTTCGCCGGAGTCATGCCCAAGCGCGGCGTGATCGACCACCGCTACCTCGACCGGGTCGACCGGATCGTGAAGCTGCTCGCGGCCCATCACATCTGGGTGTTGCTGGACTTCCACCAGGACGCGTTCAACGAGAGGTTCGACGGCGAAGGCTTCCCTGCGTGGGCGGTCCACGACGACGGCCTGCCGTTCGCGAACCTCGGGTCGTTCTTCGTCAACGACCAGCAGCCCGCCGTCGAGGACACCTACTCCCACCTCTGGAACGACGACTACGACCTGTGGCGCTACTACACGCAGGCCTGGGTCGCGGTCGCGAAGAAGTGGCGGAACCAGCCGTACCTGATGGGCTACGACTTGTTCAACGAGCCCAACGGCGGGCTGCAGATGCTGACCTGCGCCAACCCGCTCGGCTGCCCGATCTTCGACGCGACGTTGGAACGCTTCTACAACCACATCCGCGTCGCGATCCGAAAGGTCGATGCGCACAACCTCGTGTGGTTCGAGCCGCAGTTCTTGTTCAACGCGATCTCCGCGTCGAGCTTCACCCGGGTGGATGACCCCGAGGTCGGGTTGTCCTGGCACGACTACGCCTGCACGACTGCGTTCGTCGAGGGAGGCGTGGTTCCGGGCGGGCTGGACTGCAAGGTCAATGAACCGCGCGTGATGGACAACGCGGCGGACCAGATCCGCCGGCTGGGCAGCGGCGGGCTGATGAGCGAGTTCGGCGCCGGCGACGACCTCGGCGACCTCGCGGACATGACCCGATACGCCGACGAGCACCTGACCGGCTGGATGTACTGGGCGTACAAGCTGTGGAACGACCCGACCGGCAGCGCGCAGGAGGGCCTCTACGCCGACGACGCCCGGCCCTCGACCGTGAAGACCGCGAAGCTCGTCGTGCTGTCGCACCCGTATCCGCAGGAGATCGCCGGGACGCCGACGGCGATGTCGTGGAACCCGGACACCAAGACGCTCACGTTCAGCTACCGGCCACGCCGCGGCATCGGCCCGACGGTGGTCTTCGTTCCGGCGCGGATGCATCCCCGCCGCTTCGTGGTCTCGGTTGCCGGCGGATCGGTCACGTCCGGACGCGGCACGTCGTTCCTCAAGGTCGCGGCGAAACCCCGCGCCCGAACCGTCTCGGTCACGGTGAAACCGCGCCCCCACCGCACGAAGTAG
- a CDS encoding maleylpyruvate isomerase N-terminal domain-containing protein codes for MLAWPVDRETLSSCESAALTRNVDLLLRVAPETPLANDRWTAHDVAAHLVSMVGRYLDADRKRADSARDVERINHDEIQEFASATMGELVGRLRARNAKYAAFWPELPLDAIFPLRGGVPLDVACLRTNWISELTIHGRDVAQAVGEPWPLDDTSCLLTLRLLANVLHTYVPAFGQSDYTLTVSPDGGMPFSIVVADDAASIRAGAVEGADKLAGPPAPLVLLFYGRVGLDEAQGDGAWISGDAERVKRFVDSMEKP; via the coding sequence ATGCTCGCCTGGCCCGTCGACCGGGAGACCCTGAGCAGCTGCGAGTCAGCCGCACTCACGCGCAACGTCGACCTCCTCCTGCGAGTCGCCCCCGAGACGCCGCTGGCGAACGACCGCTGGACGGCCCACGACGTCGCCGCGCACCTGGTCTCGATGGTCGGCCGCTATCTCGACGCCGACCGGAAGCGGGCGGACTCGGCGCGCGACGTCGAGCGGATCAACCACGACGAGATCCAGGAGTTCGCCTCCGCCACGATGGGCGAGCTGGTCGGCCGGCTCCGCGCCAGGAACGCGAAGTACGCGGCGTTCTGGCCCGAGCTCCCCCTCGACGCGATCTTCCCGCTGCGCGGCGGCGTGCCGTTGGACGTCGCCTGCCTACGTACCAACTGGATCAGCGAGCTGACGATCCACGGGCGCGATGTCGCGCAGGCTGTCGGAGAACCGTGGCCACTCGACGACACCTCCTGCCTGCTCACGCTTCGCCTGCTGGCCAATGTGCTGCACACGTACGTGCCGGCCTTCGGGCAGAGCGACTACACGCTGACCGTCTCGCCCGACGGCGGGATGCCCTTCTCGATCGTCGTCGCGGACGACGCGGCATCGATCCGAGCCGGAGCGGTGGAGGGTGCCGACAAGCTGGCCGGGCCGCCTGCGCCTCTCGTGCTGCTCTTCTACGGCCGGGTCGGCCTCGACGAGGCTCAAGGTGACGGCGCGTGGATCAGCGGGGACGCCGAGCGCGTGAAGCGTTTCGTGGACAGCATGGAAAAGCCGTAG
- a CDS encoding alpha/beta hydrolase produces the protein MKHRIVDVRGTRIHCVEEGAGPLVLLVHGFPESWYSWRHQLPVIAEAGFRAVAIDVRGYGRSSAPVEVEAYGMVHHVGDTVGVAQALAGTGEQAIVIGHDWGSPIAAHSALLRPDVFRAVALLSVPYNAPGGPRPTEAFAKMGELAGQMTGQEEEFYINYFQEPGRAEREFEADVRTSLYKFYVSASADSHRSVDGGTTATVAKGKLLLDRVTLPDEMPGWLTEVDLDFYTEQFEYSGFRGPLNRYRNVDRDWLDLRAWTGAPIRQPSLFIGGDRDGPVIWGQNAIKRFPESMPASRGTHILDNCGHWVQQEKPDEVNRLLLDWLASL, from the coding sequence GTGAAGCATCGGATCGTCGACGTACGAGGTACCCGCATCCACTGCGTCGAGGAAGGCGCCGGGCCGCTCGTCCTGCTGGTGCATGGCTTTCCCGAGTCCTGGTACTCCTGGCGCCACCAGTTGCCGGTGATCGCCGAGGCCGGCTTCCGGGCGGTGGCGATCGACGTCCGCGGCTACGGCCGGTCGTCCGCGCCGGTCGAGGTCGAGGCCTACGGGATGGTCCACCACGTCGGCGACACGGTCGGCGTCGCCCAGGCACTGGCCGGCACGGGGGAGCAGGCCATCGTCATCGGTCACGACTGGGGCTCGCCGATCGCGGCGCACTCGGCGCTGCTTCGCCCCGACGTGTTCCGTGCCGTGGCGCTGCTCAGCGTTCCGTACAACGCGCCAGGCGGCCCTCGCCCCACCGAGGCGTTCGCCAAGATGGGTGAGCTCGCCGGTCAGATGACGGGCCAAGAGGAAGAGTTCTACATCAACTACTTCCAGGAGCCCGGGCGGGCCGAGCGGGAGTTCGAGGCCGACGTACGCACCTCGTTGTACAAGTTCTACGTCAGCGCTTCCGCGGACTCCCACCGCAGCGTCGACGGCGGCACGACCGCGACGGTCGCGAAGGGCAAGCTGCTGCTCGACCGGGTGACACTGCCCGACGAGATGCCAGGCTGGTTGACCGAGGTCGACCTCGACTTCTACACCGAGCAGTTCGAGTACTCCGGGTTCCGGGGTCCGCTCAACCGTTATCGCAACGTCGACCGCGACTGGCTCGATCTGCGTGCCTGGACCGGTGCGCCGATCCGCCAGCCGTCGTTGTTCATCGGCGGCGACCGGGATGGTCCGGTGATCTGGGGGCAGAACGCGATCAAGCGGTTCCCGGAGAGCATGCCGGCCAGTCGCGGCACGCACATCCTGGACAACTGCGGGCACTGGGTGCAGCAGGAGAAGCCCGACGAGGTGAACCGCCTCCTCCTCGACTGGCTCGCCTCGCTCTAG
- a CDS encoding PKD domain-containing protein — translation MRVYPKTVTSGLALGLASALALASSAAASAASTSGHHATPKHPVAALSVSTTKPAVGKKVVAIASHSRLPKGDRLRKAKVAFGDGSKAVVLHSLKARARHAYSKSGRYTVVLTIVDKHGVKATKSKTITVHAAHGSRPPASNGLPIKIPAGVSPVAPISFLGLSSTALSSVSSRLGIPTGTLRGLPVGFLGLLPKGDVTGAALPSLPGLAGVPAVGDLVSLLSGTLGGLPFSLPIDIGLVGTQPIGTVPSTVLSSVQLTSLSTLLGVPTSVLSALPLSVLRLLPGNLVQYVTSGTPAALPISLPTGLSPTTLISSLSLSSAALAAVSSLVGIPAATLTGLPVGFLALLPISDLTGGTLPSLPGLDGVPAVDDLVSVLSGTLGGLPFTLPTDTGLVGTQLIGTVPSTVLSSVQLTSLSTLFGVPTSVVAGLPLGVLGLLPGNLVQYATGGTPPSGLPLTLPSGLAPGDLISSLGLSPTALSSVSSLLAIPTGTLTDLPVGFLALLPSGDLTGGGLPSLPGLASLPLVGNLLGMLLAGLPITIPSGVLPTTLISALPAGVLSALQLDTLSTYFGIDTSVLDTLPVNVLTLLPTGLLNGL, via the coding sequence GTGCGCGTTTACCCCAAGACAGTCACGTCCGGTCTGGCCCTCGGGCTCGCGTCGGCGCTTGCCCTCGCCTCGTCCGCGGCCGCATCCGCCGCCTCGACCTCGGGGCATCACGCGACACCCAAGCACCCGGTGGCCGCGCTCAGCGTTTCCACGACGAAGCCGGCGGTCGGCAAGAAGGTCGTCGCCATCGCAAGTCACAGTCGCCTGCCCAAGGGTGACCGGCTGCGCAAGGCCAAGGTTGCGTTCGGCGACGGGAGCAAGGCCGTCGTCCTGCACAGTCTCAAGGCCCGCGCCCGGCACGCGTACTCCAAGTCCGGCAGATACACGGTGGTCCTCACGATCGTGGACAAGCACGGAGTGAAGGCCACCAAGTCCAAGACCATCACCGTTCACGCGGCGCACGGCTCTCGGCCGCCGGCCTCGAACGGGTTGCCGATCAAGATCCCGGCGGGTGTGTCTCCGGTGGCACCGATCTCCTTCCTGGGCCTCTCCTCGACGGCGTTGTCCAGCGTGTCCTCGCGCCTCGGAATCCCGACCGGCACGCTCCGTGGGCTGCCGGTTGGCTTCCTCGGGTTGCTTCCGAAGGGCGACGTCACCGGCGCCGCGTTGCCGAGCCTCCCCGGGCTGGCCGGAGTGCCCGCCGTGGGTGACCTGGTCTCGCTGCTGTCGGGGACACTGGGCGGGTTGCCGTTCTCCCTGCCGATCGACATCGGCCTGGTCGGTACGCAGCCGATCGGCACGGTGCCCTCGACGGTGCTGTCCTCCGTTCAGCTGACCTCGCTGTCGACCCTGCTCGGTGTCCCGACCTCGGTCCTGTCCGCGCTGCCGCTCAGCGTGCTCCGGCTGTTGCCCGGCAATCTCGTTCAGTACGTCACCTCGGGCACCCCGGCTGCTCTTCCCATCTCGCTTCCGACGGGCCTGTCGCCCACCACCCTGATCTCCTCGCTGAGCTTGTCCTCCGCGGCGCTGGCCGCCGTGTCCTCACTCGTCGGGATTCCGGCGGCGACGCTCACCGGCCTGCCGGTGGGTTTCCTGGCCCTGCTGCCCATCAGTGACCTGACCGGCGGGACATTGCCGAGCCTCCCGGGGCTTGACGGCGTACCCGCCGTGGACGACCTGGTGTCGGTGCTGTCGGGGACGCTGGGCGGGCTGCCGTTCACCCTGCCGACCGACACCGGCCTGGTCGGTACGCAGCTGATCGGGACCGTGCCGTCCACGGTGCTGTCCTCGGTTCAGCTGACGTCGCTGTCGACCCTGTTCGGTGTCCCGACCTCGGTTGTGGCCGGCCTGCCGCTCGGCGTGCTCGGGCTCTTGCCGGGGAACTTGGTGCAGTACGCCACCGGCGGGACGCCGCCGTCAGGTCTTCCCCTCACGCTCCCGTCCGGCCTGGCGCCGGGCGACCTGATCTCCTCCCTCGGCCTGTCGCCGACCGCGCTGTCCAGCGTGTCGTCGTTGCTCGCCATCCCGACCGGCACGCTCACCGATCTCCCGGTCGGCTTCCTTGCGCTGTTGCCGTCCGGCGACCTCACCGGTGGCGGGTTGCCGAGCCTCCCCGGACTCGCCAGCCTTCCGCTGGTCGGCAACCTGCTCGGGATGCTCCTTGCCGGGCTTCCGATCACCATCCCGTCGGGAGTGCTGCCGACGACCCTGATCTCCGCGCTGCCGGCAGGGGTGCTCTCGGCGCTTCAGCTCGACACCCTGTCGACGTACTTCGGGATCGACACCTCGGTGCTCGACACGTTGCCGGTGAACGTGTTGACGTTGCTCCCGACCGGCCTGCTCAACGGGCTGTAA
- a CDS encoding SRPBCC domain-containing protein, which translates to MSEQDYSATVRVAAAKDEVFLALTTLDGLSAWWTPATGDPTTGGVITFTFGPHGAAVMRVDQADRDAGVRWTTLECLVEDWVGTSQQFELTALPGGGTEIRFRHVGLTPELECYGDCKNGWDHFVDSLTVYVETGTGNPNGSDADARRRELRAATKVAAGAA; encoded by the coding sequence ATGAGTGAGCAGGACTACTCGGCGACGGTGCGAGTGGCCGCCGCCAAGGACGAGGTGTTCCTGGCGCTGACGACGCTGGACGGGCTGAGCGCGTGGTGGACGCCCGCGACGGGCGATCCGACGACCGGAGGGGTGATCACCTTCACCTTCGGTCCCCACGGCGCGGCGGTGATGCGGGTCGACCAGGCCGACCGTGACGCCGGCGTGCGGTGGACGACCCTCGAGTGCCTGGTCGAGGACTGGGTGGGCACCAGCCAGCAGTTCGAGCTCACGGCATTGCCCGGGGGTGGCACCGAGATCCGGTTCCGGCATGTCGGTCTGACCCCCGAGCTGGAGTGCTACGGCGACTGCAAGAACGGTTGGGACCACTTCGTGGACAGCCTCACGGTCTACGTCGAGACCGGAACGGGGAACCCGAACGGATCGGACGCGGACGCTCGGCGCCGCGAGCTTCGCGCCGCCACGAAGGTCGCCGCAGGCGCGGCCTGA
- a CDS encoding metalloregulator ArsR/SmtB family transcription factor, whose amino-acid sequence MSSAKAASAAGVQDDHADAALRALADPHRRQILRLVQQGELAAGEIASQFDASQQAISHHLQVLAKAGLLSERRDGVRRLYSLDPHGLDPVREVLTELWPSALQRLKQVVEKEHKTS is encoded by the coding sequence ATGAGTAGTGCGAAGGCAGCGTCGGCGGCGGGCGTCCAGGATGACCATGCCGACGCTGCCTTGCGCGCGTTGGCCGACCCTCATCGGCGCCAGATCCTGCGTCTGGTGCAACAGGGCGAGCTCGCGGCGGGGGAGATCGCGTCGCAGTTCGATGCCTCGCAGCAGGCGATCAGCCATCACCTTCAGGTGCTCGCCAAGGCGGGGCTGCTCAGCGAGCGTCGCGACGGCGTGCGACGGCTCTACTCGCTCGACCCCCACGGACTGGACCCGGTGCGAGAGGTGCTGACCGAGCTGTGGCCCTCGGCTCTGCAACGGCTCAAGCAGGTCGTCGAGAAAGAGCACAAGACGTCGTGA
- a CDS encoding SRPBCC domain-containing protein produces MSAADVLTASVRIAAPPESVFPFLVDSALIVEWIGEWAKLEPEPGGTFALDFPGTAVRGEYVAIEPPHRVVFTWGVPGHETMPTGSTTVEIQLSADGSGTLVELFHRDLPADEFDRHLEGWTEMLGKLATNRGWPLPS; encoded by the coding sequence GTGAGCGCCGCAGATGTGCTGACCGCGTCGGTGCGCATCGCGGCGCCACCCGAGAGCGTCTTCCCGTTCCTCGTCGACTCGGCGCTGATCGTGGAGTGGATCGGGGAGTGGGCGAAGCTCGAGCCGGAGCCCGGCGGGACGTTCGCCCTCGACTTTCCCGGTACCGCGGTGCGCGGCGAGTACGTCGCGATCGAACCGCCGCACCGGGTCGTCTTCACCTGGGGCGTGCCGGGTCACGAAACGATGCCGACCGGCTCCACGACGGTGGAGATCCAGCTGAGCGCGGACGGCTCCGGCACCCTCGTCGAGCTGTTCCATCGCGACCTGCCGGCCGACGAGTTCGACCGCCACCTCGAGGGCTGGACGGAGATGCTGGGCAAGCTCGCGACCAATCGCGGCTGGCCATTGCCGTCCTGA